In Sporosarcina psychrophila, a genomic segment contains:
- the mnmG gene encoding tRNA uridine-5-carboxymethylaminomethyl(34) synthesis enzyme MnmG: protein MPKFEAGTFDVIVIGAGHAGVEAALSAAKMGATTLVLTMNLDMIAFMPCNPSLGGPAKGIVVREIDALGGAMGKVIDKTHIQMRMLNTGKGPAVRALRAQADKVLYQSEMKRLLEEQENLLLHQGVVEELIVEDDEIKGVLTQVGAIYRAKTVIITTGTFLRGEVIIGNLKYSSGPNNQMPSIKLADNIRELGFDMVRFKTGTPPRVNSRTIDYSKTEIQPGDDTAWAFSYETTEFITDQLPCWLTYTSPRTHELINENLHLSPMYSGMIKGKGPRYCPSIEDKIVRFADKSRHQIFLEPEGRNTQEVYVQGLSTSLPEHVQKQLIASVPGLENAEMMRAGYAIEYDAIVPTQLWPTLETKRIRNLYTAGQLNGTSGYEEAAGQGIMAGINAASRALGKEERVLGRADAYIGVLIDDLVTKGTSEPYRLLTSRAEYRLLLRHDNADMRLTEIGYQIGMISEERHDAHIIKKQQIEEEIARLRKVTIKPNSDVQDIIRETGGSELREPMKAADLLKRPEIKYSQIERMVPPEEKKSKEVEEQVEIFIKYEGYIEKSLQQVDKMKKLENKKIPDNIDYNAISGIATEAKSVLSEVRPLSIAQASRISGVNPADISILLVYIEQGRIAKISG, encoded by the coding sequence ATGCCCAAATTTGAAGCAGGCACGTTCGATGTTATTGTTATTGGAGCTGGCCATGCGGGAGTTGAGGCGGCACTTTCCGCTGCCAAAATGGGTGCAACAACGCTCGTACTTACAATGAACCTCGACATGATCGCCTTTATGCCATGTAATCCGTCACTCGGTGGTCCCGCTAAAGGGATTGTCGTCCGTGAAATTGATGCACTGGGCGGTGCAATGGGGAAAGTAATTGATAAAACACACATTCAAATGCGGATGTTGAATACAGGCAAAGGACCAGCAGTACGAGCGCTTCGTGCGCAAGCTGATAAAGTCCTTTACCAGTCGGAAATGAAACGTCTCCTGGAAGAACAGGAAAATCTACTACTTCACCAAGGTGTTGTAGAAGAACTAATCGTGGAAGACGATGAAATAAAAGGTGTACTTACGCAAGTCGGTGCAATTTACCGTGCGAAGACAGTCATTATTACAACGGGGACATTCCTGCGCGGTGAAGTTATTATTGGTAACCTGAAATATTCAAGTGGACCGAATAACCAAATGCCTTCAATTAAACTTGCAGACAATATTCGCGAACTTGGCTTTGACATGGTGCGATTCAAAACAGGGACACCACCCCGTGTGAATAGCAGAACAATTGATTATAGCAAAACTGAAATCCAACCGGGAGATGATACAGCGTGGGCATTCAGTTATGAAACGACTGAATTTATCACTGATCAACTACCATGTTGGCTGACATATACATCGCCAAGAACACATGAACTTATTAATGAAAACCTTCACTTGTCACCGATGTATTCCGGGATGATTAAAGGGAAAGGGCCCCGCTATTGCCCATCAATTGAAGATAAAATTGTACGATTTGCTGATAAATCACGTCATCAGATTTTCCTTGAGCCCGAAGGCCGTAATACGCAAGAAGTGTATGTCCAAGGATTATCGACAAGTTTGCCGGAACACGTTCAAAAACAATTGATTGCAAGCGTACCAGGACTTGAAAATGCGGAAATGATGCGTGCAGGTTATGCAATTGAGTATGATGCAATTGTCCCTACGCAACTATGGCCTACACTTGAAACAAAAAGAATTCGTAATTTATATACAGCTGGTCAGCTTAACGGTACATCTGGCTATGAAGAGGCAGCAGGTCAAGGAATCATGGCGGGTATAAATGCAGCTTCCCGTGCTCTCGGGAAAGAAGAACGTGTCCTCGGACGTGCTGACGCATATATAGGTGTTCTTATTGATGATCTTGTTACAAAAGGGACAAGCGAGCCATATAGACTTCTGACATCACGTGCCGAATACCGACTGTTGTTGCGTCATGATAATGCGGATATGCGCCTGACTGAAATTGGGTACCAAATAGGGATGATTAGTGAAGAACGACATGATGCGCATATTATTAAAAAGCAACAGATTGAAGAAGAAATTGCCAGACTGCGAAAAGTGACGATTAAGCCTAATAGTGATGTTCAAGACATCATACGTGAAACAGGCGGCTCAGAACTTAGAGAGCCGATGAAAGCAGCAGACCTTCTAAAACGTCCTGAAATAAAATATAGCCAGATAGAAAGAATGGTTCCACCAGAAGAAAAGAAATCAAAAGAAGTAGAAGAGCAAGTTGAAATCTTCATTAAGTATGAAGGTTATATTGAGAAATCATTGCAACAAGTAGATAAAATGAAAAAACTAGAAAACAAAAAAATACCCGATAATATCGACTATAATGCAATATCCGGAATCGCGACGGAAGCTAAAAGTGTACTAAGCGAAGTAAGACCATTATCCATTGCACAAGCATCTCGTATATCCGGCGTTAATCCAGCCGATATTTCAATTCTTCTTGTCTATATCGAACAAGGAAGAATAGCCAAAATTTCGGGTTAA
- the rsmG gene encoding 16S rRNA (guanine(527)-N(7))-methyltransferase RsmG, translated as MNVAQFIQALKEQGIELSETQIAQFNQYFKLLVEWNEKMNLTAITDAPSVYLKHFYDSISAAFYINLNEPKTICDVGAGAGFPSIPLKICFPNLDVTIVDSLNKRIGFLKVLAEELQLENVHFVHARAEDFGQDSKYREKFDIVTARAVARLSVLAELCIPLAKKGGIFIAMKGAAAEDELLDAKKALSVLGATIKKQYSFILPIENSERNIFVFDKEKITPKKYPRKPGIPNKMPIQ; from the coding sequence ATGAATGTTGCACAATTTATACAAGCTTTAAAAGAACAAGGTATTGAATTGAGTGAAACGCAAATAGCTCAGTTTAACCAGTATTTTAAACTCTTGGTAGAGTGGAATGAAAAGATGAACTTGACAGCGATTACAGATGCGCCCTCAGTTTATTTAAAACACTTCTATGATTCTATATCCGCGGCTTTTTATATTAATTTGAATGAACCAAAAACAATTTGTGACGTAGGCGCGGGAGCTGGATTTCCAAGTATTCCTTTGAAAATTTGTTTTCCAAACTTAGACGTGACTATTGTGGATTCATTAAATAAAAGAATTGGTTTTCTGAAAGTATTAGCTGAAGAACTTCAGCTAGAAAATGTGCATTTCGTTCATGCAAGAGCTGAGGACTTCGGACAAGACTCCAAGTATCGTGAAAAGTTCGATATCGTCACTGCTCGTGCGGTTGCACGTCTGTCTGTCTTAGCTGAATTATGTATACCACTAGCTAAAAAAGGTGGAATCTTCATTGCGATGAAGGGAGCAGCCGCAGAAGACGAACTTTTAGATGCAAAAAAAGCACTTTCTGTTCTCGGGGCTACCATTAAAAAACAATACTCATTTATTTTGCCAATTGAAAATAGTGAACGAAATATCTTTGTTTTTGATAAAGAGAAAATCACTCCTAAAAAATATCCTCGTAAACCAGGCATTCCGAATAAAATGCCAATTCAGTGA
- the noc gene encoding nucleoid occlusion protein, with the protein MKSPFSRFFGSGDKELDPLVVEEVHHEVIEQVKIELINPNKFQPRTIFSEDKIEELARTIHTHGVIQPIVIRKMGEENYEIIAGERRYRAMKKLGWSEVPAIIRNLDDKETASIALIENLQREELTAIEEAYAYEKLLELHSLTQEALAQRLGKGQSTVANKLRLLKLPDEIKNGILTKEISERHARALIPIKDSELQSQLFKEVIEQQLNVKQLEARIFQVLHPPENVKDKKTAPRRKSVSKDVRIALNTIRQSLVLVTKSGIDVKTEEEDSDDFYIITVKIPKKK; encoded by the coding sequence ATGAAAAGTCCGTTTTCACGATTTTTTGGGAGTGGAGATAAAGAATTAGATCCACTAGTAGTGGAAGAGGTTCATCACGAAGTAATTGAACAGGTGAAAATCGAGTTAATAAATCCAAATAAATTTCAACCGCGTACAATATTTTCTGAAGATAAGATTGAAGAACTTGCGAGGACAATCCATACGCATGGTGTCATTCAACCAATCGTCATTCGGAAAATGGGCGAAGAAAATTATGAAATCATCGCTGGAGAGCGTAGATATCGAGCAATGAAAAAATTGGGATGGTCGGAAGTACCGGCGATCATTCGAAACCTTGATGATAAAGAAACTGCATCCATTGCACTTATTGAAAACTTACAGCGTGAAGAATTGACTGCAATTGAAGAGGCATATGCCTATGAAAAACTTCTTGAACTTCATTCCTTAACACAGGAAGCGTTAGCGCAAAGACTAGGAAAAGGTCAGTCAACTGTTGCTAATAAATTGCGTTTACTGAAATTACCCGATGAAATCAAGAATGGAATATTAACAAAAGAAATATCGGAGCGACATGCAAGAGCACTTATTCCAATTAAGGACAGCGAATTACAGTCACAACTTTTTAAGGAAGTAATTGAACAGCAGTTGAATGTCAAACAACTAGAAGCCAGAATCTTTCAGGTTTTACACCCTCCAGAGAATGTAAAAGATAAAAAGACAGCACCTCGGAGAAAATCGGTAAGTAAAGATGTACGAATTGCTCTTAATACTATTAGACAATCACTAGTTCTCGTTACTAAAAGTGGGATAGATGTAAAAACAGAAGAAGAAGATTCAGATGATTTTTATATAATCACTGTTAAAATACCGAAAAAGAAATAA
- a CDS encoding ParA family protein, translated as MGRIIAIANQKGGVGKTTTSVNLSACLAHIGKKVLLIDTDPQGNATSGVGVNKGEVQQCIYDILIDDVNIKDVIRSTKVENLDIVPATISLAGAEIELVSTISREVRMKHAIQEAKDLYDYIIIDCPPSLGLLTINALTAADSIIIPVQCEYYALEGLSQLLSTIRLVQKHLNEDLMIDGVLLTMFDARTNLGIQVIDEVKKYFQDKVYKTIIPRNVRLSEAPSHGEPIIIYDSRSRGAEVYLDLAKEVVRNG; from the coding sequence GTGGGCAGAATTATAGCGATAGCCAATCAAAAGGGAGGCGTCGGAAAAACGACAACATCCGTAAATCTAAGTGCTTGCCTTGCTCATATAGGCAAAAAAGTTCTTTTGATTGATACCGATCCGCAAGGGAATGCAACGAGCGGGGTAGGCGTTAACAAGGGGGAAGTCCAACAATGCATTTATGATATTCTAATAGATGATGTTAATATAAAAGATGTTATTCGTTCGACTAAAGTAGAAAACCTTGATATCGTGCCGGCAACTATATCCCTAGCAGGCGCAGAAATTGAGCTAGTTTCAACTATATCCAGAGAAGTACGGATGAAACATGCTATTCAGGAAGCAAAAGATCTGTATGACTACATCATTATCGACTGTCCACCGTCACTTGGTTTACTAACAATAAATGCACTGACCGCGGCTGATTCAATTATCATCCCAGTCCAGTGTGAGTACTATGCGCTTGAAGGTTTAAGTCAACTACTAAGTACGATCCGGCTTGTTCAAAAACATTTAAATGAAGACTTAATGATTGATGGCGTCTTACTTACGATGTTCGATGCAAGAACAAATTTAGGGATTCAAGTTATAGATGAAGTGAAAAAGTATTTTCAAGATAAAGTATACAAAACGATTATTCCAAGAAATGTACGATTGAGTGAGGCACCGAGTCATGGAGAACCGATTATCATTTATGATTCAAGATCACGTGGTGCAGAAGTATATTTAGATCTGGCAAAGGAAGTGGTTCGCAATGGCTAA
- a CDS encoding ParB/RepB/Spo0J family partition protein: MAKGLGKGLNALFPGESLAKVESVEHIHVKSIKANPYQPRKVFDENAIQELSASIKEHGILQPIILRKMGTAYEIVVGERRFRAAQMAGLTEVPAVVRILTDEETMEFAILENLQREDLTPIEEAEAYQSLMENLGLTQEQLAFRLGKSRPHIANHVRLLSLPEKVRNYITVGKISMGHGRTLLGLRKKEQIALVAERLLREGLNVRQLEKLVQKMNEDVPRETKPEKRKDLFLAERESNLRDYFGTNVSIKKTKNKGKIEIEFFSEDDLERILELLNE; the protein is encoded by the coding sequence ATGGCTAAAGGTCTTGGAAAAGGATTAAATGCTTTATTTCCTGGAGAGTCACTAGCGAAAGTAGAGTCTGTCGAACACATTCATGTGAAAAGTATTAAGGCCAATCCATACCAACCAAGGAAAGTATTTGATGAAAATGCTATTCAAGAGTTGAGTGCTTCCATTAAAGAACACGGTATTCTTCAGCCAATTATTCTTCGGAAAATGGGAACGGCCTACGAAATTGTTGTAGGTGAGAGACGATTCCGTGCAGCACAAATGGCAGGTCTAACTGAAGTTCCAGCGGTTGTCCGTATCTTGACGGACGAAGAAACAATGGAGTTTGCGATTCTTGAAAACTTACAGCGGGAAGACCTAACGCCAATAGAAGAGGCTGAAGCTTATCAAAGCCTCATGGAAAATCTAGGTCTTACACAGGAACAACTAGCATTTAGACTCGGTAAAAGTAGACCTCACATCGCAAACCATGTCCGTTTACTTTCATTGCCTGAAAAAGTAAGAAATTATATTACTGTAGGTAAAATTTCTATGGGGCATGGTCGAACATTACTTGGTCTACGTAAGAAAGAACAAATCGCTTTAGTGGCAGAACGGCTACTAAGAGAAGGACTTAACGTCCGCCAATTAGAAAAGCTGGTTCAAAAAATGAATGAGGATGTTCCACGTGAAACTAAACCAGAAAAGCGTAAAGACTTATTCCTTGCCGAGCGGGAGTCAAATCTGCGTGATTATTTCGGGACAAATGTTTCAATAAAGAAAACAAAGAATAAAGGTAAAATTGAAATCGAATTCTTCTCTGAAGATGATCTCGAACGTATTCTTGAATTATTGAACGAATAA
- a CDS encoding DUF554 domain-containing protein translates to MILFGTVVNVLLIVAGAFIGRFLHNIPERMKETVMYGIGLAVAVIGIQMTFESTQILIVIISIVVGAVIGEWMDLDKKVNDLGHWMESKIPASDKGPGIAQGFVTATLIFVVGSMAIIGAIDSGLRNDHDVLVMKGIIDGFTAIILSSTLGIGVAFAAIPVFFYQGIITLFSTQISRFVPDDLMNFFISEMTATGGLMILAIGLNLIGLTKVRVANLIPGILVVGVAVTIVHFF, encoded by the coding sequence GTGATTTTATTTGGAACAGTTGTGAATGTTCTTTTAATAGTTGCAGGTGCGTTCATAGGAAGATTTCTACATAATATACCCGAGCGGATGAAAGAGACTGTCATGTATGGAATTGGGCTTGCGGTTGCTGTTATTGGCATACAAATGACTTTTGAAAGTACGCAAATACTGATTGTTATTATCAGTATTGTCGTTGGTGCAGTAATTGGTGAGTGGATGGATCTCGATAAGAAAGTGAATGATCTGGGACACTGGATGGAGAGCAAGATACCGGCAAGTGATAAAGGTCCGGGCATTGCGCAAGGGTTTGTTACAGCTACGTTGATTTTTGTTGTTGGATCGATGGCCATTATCGGTGCTATCGATAGCGGTCTGAGAAATGATCATGATGTCCTCGTCATGAAAGGGATTATTGATGGTTTCACTGCTATCATTTTAAGCTCAACGCTAGGTATTGGTGTCGCGTTTGCTGCAATTCCTGTATTTTTTTATCAAGGAATTATCACGTTATTTTCTACTCAAATAAGTCGCTTCGTTCCGGATGATTTAATGAACTTCTTCATCTCTGAAATGACAGCGACAGGTGGATTAATGATTTTGGCTATCGGTTTGAATTTAATTGGTTTGACTAAAGTGAGAGTTGCCAACCTGATTCCAGGTATCCTTGTTGTTGGAGTTGCTGTTACTATCGTACACTTCTTTTGA
- the yyaC gene encoding spore protease YyaC, translating to MRSTLSTPYDYRIHHKETGAVWKLSSLFLQHIPFETQDLTFFCIGTDRSTGDSLGPLTGSFLSESPLFPFTVIGTLESPLHALNLQQHIDETRLTNPTAFIVAIDACLGQVSSIGQLLFNSGPIHPGKAVGKELPPVGDVSIKGIVNIAGFMEHAVLQSTRLYLPYEMSRTIARALQLAHGRLNSKEVYDSNSNSNNKDTWNQVGNSHFSQTN from the coding sequence ATGCGATCTACTCTTTCTACACCATATGATTATCGCATTCACCATAAGGAGACAGGTGCCGTTTGGAAACTCAGTTCATTATTCCTCCAGCACATTCCATTCGAAACCCAAGATCTCACTTTTTTCTGCATCGGAACCGATCGATCTACCGGTGACTCGCTAGGGCCACTTACTGGTTCTTTCCTATCCGAGTCTCCCCTGTTCCCATTCACTGTAATCGGGACATTGGAAAGTCCATTACATGCCTTAAATCTACAACAGCATATTGATGAAACCAGACTCACTAATCCCACTGCTTTCATCGTAGCAATTGATGCATGCCTAGGACAAGTAAGTTCTATCGGACAATTACTTTTCAATAGTGGACCTATACACCCTGGCAAGGCAGTCGGTAAGGAGCTACCCCCAGTTGGGGACGTATCCATTAAAGGCATAGTCAATATCGCCGGGTTCATGGAACATGCCGTTTTGCAAAGTACTCGCCTCTACCTTCCATACGAGATGAGCCGCACTATTGCTCGGGCATTGCAACTTGCACACGGGCGTCTTAATTCAAAAGAAGTGTACGATAGTAACAGCAACTCCAACAACAAGGATACCTGGAATCAGGTTGGCAACTCTCACTTTAGTCAAACCAATTAA
- a CDS encoding mechanosensitive ion channel family protein, producing MAVTINEDFEKLKEDAEEVGNILFSSKTWFDLGMLGLKVIFIILLSIIVVKIGKSVIRRAFKVRLKGALRHTERRETTLVKLLQNTLSYVVYFAAILAILSAFTINVTGILAGAGVLGLAVGFGAQSLVKDIISGFFIIFEDQFSVGDYVQIGLTVGTVEEIGLRTTKISAYGGEVHIIPNGNISEVVNYSINNSLAIVDIRLGYETDIAKTEKLLEEYLANLSVGYEALISQPTIVGVQDLGASEIIMRITAETQPVMQYEIARKLRKDLKIFLDQNGIEIPYPKMVMYQPKNEV from the coding sequence GTGGCAGTAACTATAAATGAAGACTTTGAAAAGTTGAAAGAAGATGCTGAAGAAGTAGGTAACATACTATTTAGTTCGAAAACTTGGTTTGATCTTGGCATGCTAGGACTTAAAGTAATCTTCATTATCTTGCTATCCATTATTGTAGTGAAAATAGGTAAAAGCGTTATTCGCCGCGCATTCAAGGTGAGACTGAAAGGCGCTTTACGTCATACAGAGCGCCGTGAAACAACATTGGTTAAGCTGCTTCAAAATACATTGTCATATGTCGTCTATTTCGCAGCAATTCTAGCAATCCTTTCTGCATTTACAATCAATGTTACAGGAATTCTTGCAGGGGCTGGAGTGTTAGGTCTGGCAGTCGGTTTTGGTGCCCAAAGTCTTGTGAAGGATATTATCAGCGGTTTCTTCATCATTTTTGAAGATCAATTTTCTGTGGGTGATTATGTACAAATTGGTTTAACAGTTGGAACGGTTGAAGAAATTGGTTTACGTACGACAAAAATTAGTGCGTATGGCGGGGAAGTACATATCATCCCGAACGGAAATATTTCAGAGGTCGTGAACTACTCAATTAATAATTCACTGGCTATAGTGGATATTAGACTTGGATATGAAACAGACATCGCGAAAACGGAAAAACTGTTGGAAGAGTATCTTGCAAATTTATCTGTTGGATATGAAGCGCTGATATCACAGCCAACTATCGTAGGCGTACAAGATTTGGGAGCATCTGAAATTATTATGAGAATCACAGCAGAAACCCAGCCTGTTATGCAATACGAAATTGCGAGGAAATTACGCAAGGATTTGAAAATATTCCTGGATCAGAACGGTATTGAAATACCGTACCCGAAAATGGTTATGTATCAACCGAAAAATGAGGTGTAA
- a CDS encoding DUF951 domain-containing protein, with product MVEKIFGLNDIVEMKKQHPCGTNAWKIIRMGADIRIKCEGCGHSVMIPRNEFAKKMKKLLVKAES from the coding sequence ATGGTGGAAAAAATCTTTGGGTTAAATGACATTGTTGAAATGAAAAAGCAGCATCCATGCGGAACGAACGCATGGAAAATCATCCGGATGGGGGCGGATATCCGCATTAAGTGCGAGGGATGTGGTCACAGCGTAATGATTCCACGTAATGAATTTGCGAAGAAGATGAAAAAGCTGCTTGTAAAGGCTGAATCTTAA
- the ychF gene encoding redox-regulated ATPase YchF → MALTAGIVGLPNVGKSTLFNAITKAGAEAANYPFCTIDPNVGIVEVPDERLDKLTELVTPKKTVPTAFEFTDIAGIVEGASKGEGLGNKFLMHIREVDAICQVVRCFVDENITHVAGKVDPIDDIEIINLELILADMEAVEKRLARVTKMVKQKDKVAMAEEPILIRLREAFENEKPARSVEFTDEELILAKGMNLLTIKPMLYVANVAEDEVADADNNENVKAVRAFAEKDSAQVIVVCAKIEEEMAELEDDEKAMFLEELGIKESGLDQLIKASYKLLGFATYFTAGVQEVRAWTFRKGMKAPQCAGIIHTDFERGFIRAETVAYDDLVATGSMAAAKEAGKVRLEGKEYIVKDGDVMLFRFNV, encoded by the coding sequence ATGGCATTAACAGCTGGAATCGTCGGTCTACCAAACGTAGGTAAATCTACACTATTCAATGCGATTACAAAAGCGGGGGCAGAGGCGGCAAACTATCCGTTCTGTACAATTGATCCGAACGTTGGAATCGTTGAAGTACCTGATGAAAGACTAGATAAACTTACAGAATTAGTAACACCGAAAAAAACAGTACCGACTGCATTTGAGTTTACAGACATCGCAGGAATTGTTGAAGGAGCAAGCAAAGGTGAAGGGCTAGGGAATAAATTCCTTATGCACATCCGTGAAGTGGATGCAATCTGTCAGGTTGTCCGTTGCTTCGTAGACGAAAATATAACACATGTAGCTGGTAAAGTTGATCCAATCGATGATATCGAAATCATCAATCTTGAATTGATTCTTGCAGATATGGAAGCCGTTGAAAAACGATTGGCACGTGTTACCAAAATGGTGAAACAGAAAGATAAAGTGGCAATGGCAGAAGAGCCAATCTTGATTAGATTAAGAGAAGCATTTGAAAATGAAAAACCTGCTCGTTCTGTTGAGTTTACTGACGAGGAACTTATCCTTGCAAAAGGGATGAACCTTTTGACGATTAAACCGATGCTCTATGTAGCAAACGTTGCGGAAGATGAAGTTGCAGATGCAGACAATAATGAGAATGTTAAAGCTGTCCGCGCATTTGCGGAAAAAGATAGTGCACAAGTAATTGTTGTTTGTGCAAAAATCGAAGAAGAAATGGCTGAACTTGAAGATGATGAAAAAGCGATGTTCCTTGAAGAGTTGGGCATCAAGGAATCGGGCCTCGATCAACTTATCAAAGCATCTTATAAGCTTCTTGGCTTTGCAACATACTTCACAGCGGGCGTACAAGAAGTTCGTGCGTGGACATTCCGTAAAGGGATGAAAGCACCGCAATGTGCTGGAATCATTCACACTGACTTCGAACGCGGCTTCATCCGTGCTGAAACAGTAGCATATGATGACCTAGTTGCAACAGGTTCAATGGCTGCTGCAAAAGAGGCAGGAAAAGTTCGTCTTGAAGGAAAAGAATACATTGTTAAAGACGGCGACGTTATGCTGTTCCGTTTTAACGTTTAA
- a CDS encoding DUF3267 domain-containing protein, whose translation MNEFPVPDKIIEIDLPKVAKSSLVLTASAFLLLWFLKIVIERDFSFSLSLWTIVFFIIGYILLIILHELFHLLGFRVFGDVPWKKMIVGVNLKMGIAYATTDQLMTNRAIRKALLLPFWTTGILPAVIGLYIGSGLLVSLSALLIGGAAGDFAMYKELKELPDDWVVKDDPELPKLYVYSPDKRIELENYIEK comes from the coding sequence TTGAATGAATTTCCTGTACCCGACAAAATAATTGAGATTGATTTACCAAAAGTGGCTAAGAGCAGCCTAGTTTTAACCGCAAGTGCTTTCCTTTTATTATGGTTTCTTAAAATTGTTATTGAAAGAGATTTTTCGTTTTCACTCAGCTTATGGACAATTGTTTTTTTCATTATAGGCTATATCCTGCTGATCATTCTGCATGAACTATTTCACCTGCTTGGCTTCCGTGTATTTGGTGATGTCCCATGGAAAAAGATGATTGTTGGAGTTAATCTAAAAATGGGCATCGCGTATGCGACAACCGATCAACTTATGACAAACCGTGCTATACGAAAAGCGCTACTGCTCCCTTTTTGGACGACAGGTATTCTTCCAGCCGTTATCGGTCTTTATATTGGAAGTGGTTTGCTAGTCAGCTTGTCTGCTTTATTGATAGGCGGGGCAGCTGGCGACTTCGCTATGTATAAGGAGTTGAAAGAACTGCCCGACGATTGGGTTGTGAAAGATGATCCTGAATTACCGAAACTTTATGTCTATTCGCCTGACAAAAGGATTGAGTTGGAGAACTATATTGAAAAATAA
- the rpsF gene encoding 30S ribosomal protein S6, producing the protein MRKYEIMYIIRPTVEDEAKKALIERFDEVLLSNGAENIESKEWGKRRLAYEIDDLREGFYQLIKLNAETKAIDEFTRLANINEDILRHMTVRIED; encoded by the coding sequence ATGAGAAAGTACGAAATTATGTACATTATCCGCCCAACAGTAGAAGATGAAGCGAAAAAAGCGTTGATTGAACGTTTTGACGAAGTTCTTCTTTCTAACGGTGCAGAAAACATCGAGTCGAAAGAGTGGGGCAAGCGCCGTCTTGCTTACGAAATCGACGATCTACGTGAAGGTTTCTATCAACTAATTAAGTTGAATGCCGAAACTAAAGCAATCGATGAATTTACACGTCTTGCGAACATCAACGAAGATATTCTTCGTCATATGACTGTCCGCATTGAAGATTAA
- the ssb gene encoding single-stranded DNA-binding protein, with the protein MINRVVLVGRLTKDPELKYTQTGIAVTRFTLAVNRAFQSASGEREADFISCVAWRKQAENVANFLKKGSLVGVDGRIQTGSFEGQDGKRVYTTEVVADSTQFLEPRNASGENRSGAGGGAPYQGSQQSEQPSYQNQQSNQQYKQSNQQSQQPNQQNYTRTDDDPFSTGGGPIEVSDDDLPF; encoded by the coding sequence ATGATTAACCGAGTTGTTTTAGTAGGGCGATTGACAAAAGATCCTGAACTCAAGTATACACAAACCGGTATCGCTGTTACACGTTTTACGTTAGCAGTAAACCGAGCTTTTCAAAGCGCTTCAGGCGAACGAGAAGCTGATTTCATCAGTTGTGTTGCTTGGAGAAAACAGGCTGAAAACGTTGCAAACTTCTTGAAAAAGGGAAGTCTTGTCGGAGTAGATGGCCGTATTCAGACGGGCAGCTTTGAAGGACAAGATGGAAAGCGTGTTTATACTACAGAAGTTGTAGCAGACAGCACACAATTTCTCGAACCGCGCAATGCATCTGGCGAAAATAGATCGGGAGCTGGCGGTGGGGCACCTTACCAAGGTTCTCAACAAAGCGAACAACCGAGCTATCAGAATCAGCAGTCAAACCAACAATACAAACAATCTAACCAGCAATCTCAACAGCCTAATCAGCAAAATTACACACGTACTGACGATGATCCATTCTCGACAGGCGGAGGCCCGATAGAAGTATCGGACGACGACCTGCCGTTCTAA
- the rpsR gene encoding 30S ribosomal protein S18, which produces MAPRRGGKRRRKVCYFTSNNITKIDYKDTDMLKKFISERGKILPRRVTGTSAKYQRKLTLAIKRSRIMALLPFSSEER; this is translated from the coding sequence ATGGCACCACGTCGTGGAGGAAAGAGACGCCGTAAAGTTTGTTATTTCACATCAAACAACATTACTAAAATCGATTATAAAGATACAGATATGCTTAAGAAATTTATTTCTGAGCGTGGAAAAATCTTGCCTCGCCGGGTAACTGGTACAAGCGCGAAGTATCAGCGTAAACTGACACTTGCAATCAAACGCTCACGTATCATGGCACTTCTTCCATTCAGTTCGGAAGAAAGATAA